The genomic DNA GCTATCGCCGCCTTAGCCGTCCGAAACAACATCTATCTTATCTCTGATGAGGTTTACGAAAAGGTGATTTATGATGATCGTAAGCATTGGAGTGTGGCGGCCTTAAGCCCCGAGGCCAAGGCCCTGACTCTTACGGTAAACGCCGTTTCAAAACCATATTCTATGACCGGATGGAGAATCGGCTATGCGGCCGGGCCTAAAGAAATTATCGGCGCCATGGACAATATCCAGAGCCACACTACTTCCAATCCGACTTCCATCTCTCAGAAAGCCGCCGTAGAAGCCCTAAATGGGCCTCAGGACGTGGTGGACAAAATGGTGGCCGAATTTGACCGGAGGCGGAAGTATATGGTGGATAGATTAAATAAAATGAGAGGGGTTTCTTGTTTCAATCCAGGGGGGGCCTTCTATGTCTTTCCCAATATCTCCGGCCTTTACGGATTGAAATACCAAGGAGCTACTATCACTGGTTCCCTGTCCTTGACTGATTTTCTCTTATCCAAGGCCAAAGTAGCCGTTGTGCCTGGAAATGGATTTGGGGCCGATGATTATATCCGCCTTTCTTATGCCACCTCTTTTGAGAATATCCAAAAGGGACTGGATCGAATCGAGGAGGCCATAGCTAAACTGGAGGGATAGATGAAGATCAGCATTATCGGGGCCGGCCGGGTGGGCTCCACCCTAGCCTATACCCTATTTATTAAAGGGCTGGCTGAGGAATTGGTTATGGTAGATATAGACCGGGATAAGGCGGAGGGAGAGGCCCTGGATATTCGGCATGGCTTAGCGGCCGGCGAAGGAAAGGTCAGAGTGGTCGCGGGTGATTATTCAGATACAGCCTCTTCGGAGATAGTAATTTTAACCGCCGGTATACCCCGAAAGCCCGGGGACAGCCGGCTCGATCTGCTAAAAAAGAATGTCCGGGTAATGCGGGAGATGACCGTCCAGGTAATGGAATA from bacterium includes the following:
- a CDS encoding pyridoxal phosphate-dependent aminotransferase, translating into MSISRRVKEIPPSPTLAITVKAAQMGKEGIDVIGFGAGEPDFDTPENVKEAAIASIREGFTKYTPASGIAELKEAICRKFKRDNDLDYVPQEVSVACGGKHSLFNIIFALCDEGDEVIIPIPYWVSYPEQVRLSGGEPVFVETLQEDDFRIKIEQLEAVITSKTKIIILNSPQNPTGVVYDREDLEAIAALAVRNNIYLISDEVYEKVIYDDRKHWSVAALSPEAKALTLTVNAVSKPYSMTGWRIGYAAGPKEIIGAMDNIQSHTTSNPTSISQKAAVEALNGPQDVVDKMVAEFDRRRKYMVDRLNKMRGVSCFNPGGAFYVFPNISGLYGLKYQGATITGSLSLTDFLLSKAKVAVVPGNGFGADDYIRLSYATSFENIQKGLDRIEEAIAKLEG